In Spea bombifrons isolate aSpeBom1 chromosome 12, aSpeBom1.2.pri, whole genome shotgun sequence, the following proteins share a genomic window:
- the LOC128470129 gene encoding uncharacterized protein LOC128470129 codes for MEFGCRYIYVDDQILQHTEGSRSPRISLPNGPIHDVAHPDSDVYDNVGSEGISQPSSSTDGFSDTHTETAFKTGQLSPTGTGPGLPGAAPASEKSLSVVSAYPKVEKSPPPVPSRDTKPRLVPAPDPQGSPIQSSFGNSEYVEVLPATPEELESQRIPVCKKKSLLDLPPDVAPKLLANCNILLLNVGKLVDVPETPSSESPLLCSNCAAGLSALNNIQKNKYWTCVFCGSVNTIEEGKKYYNFAEDEVFLGKPGGQHGSAGEDMLIFCIDISGSMSVTSEMQSESSPDDNNLVLHTSRMEVVKFGLMQSLNFLYVHNAKKRVALVTFSDQVKLYGDGTRNPQILEDTELLDPDYLKSQGESQPLPNPIDETIVSLRSKIECLKEKGATALGPAALVSIAMASQRPGSKASDNLHRWQSQH; via the exons ATGGAGTTTGGATGCAGATATATATACGTTGATGACCAGATTCTTCAACATACTGAAGGGTCACGTTCTCCAAGGATCTCGTTGCCCAATGGACCCATTCACG ACGTTGCTCATCCAGACTCAGATGTTTATGATAATGTGGGATCTGAAGGAATATCTCAGCCCAGTTCTTCCACCGATGGTTTTTCTGACACCCATACAGAGACCGCGTTCAAAACTGGACAGCTGTCACCGACAGGGACTGGTCCGGGGCTCCCAG GGGCAGCACCAGCTTCTGAGAAATCGCTATCAGTGGTCTCCGCTTACCCAAAGGTAGAAAAGTCACCTCCTCCAGTACCAAGTCGTGACACTAAACCTCGGCTGGTTCCAGCACCTG atccTCAGGGGTCGCCAATTCAGAGCTCATTTGGAAATTCTGAGTATGTTGAGGTCCTACCTGCAACTCCAGAGGAGTTGGAAAGTCAACGTATTCcagtctgtaaaaaaaaatccttattagATCTACCGCCAG ATGTGGCCCCCAAGTTACTGGCAAATTGCAATATTCTGCTCCTGAATGTTGGGAAGTTGGTGGATGTCCCTG AAACCCCGAGTTCAGAATCCCCGTTGTTGTGCAGTAATTGTGCCGCTGGCCTGTCAGCCTTAAACAACATACAGAAAAACAAG tattgGACCTGCGTGTTCTGTGGTTCTGTGAATACCATCGAAGAGGGCAAAAAATACTACAACTTTGCAGAAGATGAAGTCTTCCTCGGGAAGCCTGGAGGCCAGCATGGTTCTGCTGGAGAAGACATGTTGATATTTTGTATTGACATATCTGGGAGCATGAGTGTGACATCGGAG ATGCAGTCTGAAAGTAGCCCTGACGATAATAACCTGGTTCTCCACACTTCAAGAATGGAG GTTGTAAAATTTGGGCTGATGCAGTCGCTCAATTTCCTTTATGTCCACAATGCTAAGAAACGCGTGGCCCTCGTAACCTTCAGTGACCAG GTTAAGCTGTATGGCGATGGCACAAGAAATCCACAGATTCTGGAGGACACCGAGCTGTTGGATCCAGATTACCTGAAATCACAGGGTGAAAGCCAGCCTTTACCAAACCCAATTGACGAGACGATCGTTTCCCTGAGGTCAAAGATTGAATG CCTGAAAGAAAAAGGAGCGACGGCACTGGGTCCTGCTGCCTTGGTTTCCATAGCAATGGCATCACAGAGACCAGGGTCTAAGGCAA GTGATAATCTGCACCGATGGCAGAGCCAACACTGA